One stretch of Chryseobacterium sp. LJ668 DNA includes these proteins:
- a CDS encoding GDSL-type esterase/lipase family protein, with product MKKIISAFLLLTSILIFSQKEKPMFWQDIENFKKSDLKKSSPKNAILLIGSSSFTKWQDVADYFPGKIIINRGFGGSRLTDLNFYSEDLLKPYQPKQIIIYCGENDFADDERLKADVVVDRFKTFYIKIREKFPNIEVDYISIKYSPSREKLWPQMTEANEKIAKFMKKEKNAEFIDITKTMNDSNGNVRKDLFLNDMLHITPEGYQLWAKVIKPYLK from the coding sequence ATGAAGAAAATCATTTCAGCATTTCTATTGCTGACCTCTATCCTTATTTTTTCACAGAAAGAAAAACCGATGTTTTGGCAGGACATTGAAAATTTTAAGAAATCAGATCTTAAAAAATCCTCTCCGAAAAATGCTATTTTGCTCATCGGAAGCTCATCTTTTACTAAATGGCAGGATGTTGCAGATTATTTTCCAGGTAAAATAATCATTAACAGAGGTTTTGGAGGTTCAAGATTAACAGATTTAAATTTTTATTCTGAAGATTTACTCAAACCCTATCAACCCAAACAAATTATTATCTATTGCGGTGAAAATGATTTTGCTGATGATGAAAGATTAAAAGCTGATGTCGTAGTGGATAGATTTAAAACATTTTACATAAAAATACGTGAAAAGTTTCCGAATATTGAAGTTGATTACATTTCAATAAAATATTCTCCGAGCCGCGAAAAACTCTGGCCTCAAATGACAGAAGCTAATGAGAAAATTGCAAAATTTATGAAGAAGGAAAAGAACGCAGAATTTATTGACATTACAAAAACAATGAATGATTCTAATGGAAATGTAAGAAAAGACCTTTTTCTAAATGATATGCTTCATATAACTCCGGAGGGGTACCAACTTTGGGCAAAAGTGATAAAACCTTATCTAAAATAA
- a CDS encoding tetratricopeptide repeat protein encodes MIKKQLTTLIALVICCLSFAQKTPNNKKLIQELSDNACKCVDSIEIFNRDKSDIIKDVHGCIDKHTGALQLGSLLSTVDELSKNAPEVDGKKEVNINLDLDKDSKQYIESYNEIERYMMKNCSSLKDAVNVAESKIEKVTKNDEALDFYHKAIEASKKEDWVEAIKNYERAVKKDPSYTYAWDNLGLCYRRIGEYDKALEAYKKSLEADPAGKMPLQNIPVIYIYKKEYQKAIDAYLKLDKVHPGDPEVYYGIGNVYFSGIKDDEKALDYICKAYRIYNDQKSPYRTDAESILSLIYKNMKEKGQTEKFKEILKKNNIDIK; translated from the coding sequence ATGATAAAAAAACAGCTAACCACTTTAATTGCATTAGTCATCTGTTGCTTAAGTTTTGCACAGAAGACCCCAAACAATAAAAAATTGATTCAGGAACTCTCTGACAATGCCTGTAAATGTGTAGATTCCATAGAAATTTTTAACAGAGATAAATCGGATATCATAAAAGATGTTCACGGTTGCATTGACAAGCATACAGGTGCTTTACAATTAGGTTCTCTTCTTTCAACTGTTGATGAACTGTCTAAAAACGCTCCTGAAGTAGATGGTAAAAAAGAAGTGAATATCAATCTTGATCTTGATAAAGATTCTAAGCAATATATAGAAAGTTATAATGAGATTGAACGTTATATGATGAAAAACTGCTCAAGTCTAAAAGATGCAGTAAATGTTGCAGAAAGCAAAATAGAAAAAGTCACTAAAAATGATGAAGCTTTAGACTTTTATCACAAAGCAATTGAAGCATCAAAAAAAGAAGATTGGGTAGAAGCAATAAAAAATTATGAGAGAGCTGTAAAAAAAGATCCATCTTATACCTATGCATGGGATAATTTGGGGTTGTGCTACAGAAGAATTGGAGAATATGATAAAGCTCTTGAGGCGTATAAAAAATCTCTTGAAGCAGATCCTGCAGGAAAAATGCCGTTGCAGAACATTCCCGTCATATACATTTACAAAAAAGAATATCAAAAAGCTATTGACGCTTACTTAAAATTAGATAAAGTACATCCCGGAGATCCTGAAGTATATTACGGAATTGGAAATGTCTATTTCTCAGGTATCAAAGATGATGAAAAAGCATTAGACTACATCTGTAAAGCCTACAGAATTTATAATGACCAGAAATCGCCTTACAGAACAGATGCAGAAAGCATACTATCATTAATATATAAAAATATGAAGGAAAAAGGACAGACCGAAAAATTTAAAGAAATTCTGAAAAAAAACAACATAGATATTAAATAA
- a CDS encoding DEAD/DEAH box helicase: MEKLTFADFDLPVRVLDVLADLNLFEPTPIQEKSIGPILSGRDVMGIAQTGTGKTLAYLLPVLKTWKYNKTGNPTVVVLVPTRELVVQVTEIVEKLTENITARVIGIYGGKNINTQKLLFNDGCDILVGTPGRIMDLAIDNAISLREVQKLIIDEFDEMLNLGFRPQLTHIFEMMREKRQNILFSATMTEAVDEMLEQYFAGPIEISLAKSGTPLEKIEQTAYKVENFNTKINLLEYLLKNNADMSKVLIFANNKKHSDILFTKIDELFPEQFDVIHSNKSQNYRLKAMKRFEKEEIRGLITTDVMARGLDISNITHVINFETPEVPEQYIHRIGRTGRADKDGKAITFVAKKEETLVLDIELLMDKELQYIDFPSEVKINPKKIASEEDVILMKNPAQGKLYEGGGAFHEKKDKNKKENWGGPSKRKEPKKFGANRSQQKAISKSKRKK; the protein is encoded by the coding sequence ATGGAAAAACTCACTTTTGCAGACTTTGACCTTCCGGTTAGAGTTCTTGATGTTTTAGCAGATTTAAATTTATTTGAGCCTACCCCAATTCAGGAAAAAAGTATAGGTCCTATTCTTTCCGGAAGGGATGTGATGGGAATTGCACAGACTGGAACGGGTAAAACGTTAGCGTATCTTTTACCGGTTTTAAAGACCTGGAAATATAATAAAACAGGAAATCCTACAGTTGTTGTGCTGGTTCCTACAAGAGAACTGGTGGTGCAGGTAACGGAAATTGTAGAAAAACTGACAGAAAATATCACTGCAAGAGTAATAGGAATTTACGGTGGAAAGAATATCAATACACAAAAGCTTTTATTCAATGATGGCTGCGATATTTTAGTCGGAACTCCGGGTAGAATCATGGATCTGGCGATTGATAATGCCATTTCACTGAGAGAAGTTCAAAAGTTGATTATTGATGAGTTTGATGAAATGTTGAATTTGGGTTTCAGACCTCAATTGACACATATCTTTGAAATGATGAGAGAAAAAAGACAGAATATTCTTTTTTCTGCAACCATGACAGAAGCTGTTGACGAAATGCTGGAACAGTATTTTGCAGGTCCTATTGAAATTTCACTGGCAAAATCGGGAACTCCGCTTGAAAAAATTGAGCAGACTGCTTACAAAGTTGAAAACTTTAACACAAAAATCAACCTGCTTGAATATTTGCTGAAAAACAATGCAGATATGTCTAAAGTTTTGATTTTCGCTAATAATAAAAAACACTCAGACATACTTTTTACCAAAATAGATGAGCTTTTTCCAGAGCAGTTTGATGTTATTCACTCCAACAAATCTCAAAATTACCGCTTAAAAGCGATGAAAAGATTTGAAAAGGAAGAGATCAGAGGTTTAATTACAACTGATGTTATGGCGAGAGGTCTGGATATTTCAAACATTACGCATGTTATCAATTTTGAAACTCCGGAAGTTCCTGAGCAGTACATTCACAGAATTGGTAGAACAGGTAGGGCAGATAAGGATGGAAAAGCTATTACTTTTGTTGCTAAAAAAGAAGAAACTCTTGTCTTAGATATCGAATTATTGATGGACAAAGAATTACAGTACATTGATTTCCCATCAGAGGTCAAAATCAATCCTAAAAAGATTGCATCTGAGGAAGATGTCATTTTGATGAAAAATCCCGCACAGGGAAAATTGTATGAAGGAGGAGGTGCATTTCATGAAAAGAAAGACAAAAATAAAAAAGAAAACTGGGGTGGGCCTTCAAAAAGAAAAGAGCCTAAAAAATTCGGTGCCAACCGATCACAGCAGAAAGCCATTTCGAAATCTAAAAGAAAGAAATAA
- a CDS encoding NADPH-dependent F420 reductase translates to MKIAIIGSGNVGSALAQQWIKMKHTVLIGAQFPLSEKNVSLATKIGEDRFAVIENAVKQCDVILIATPPMAIFEIIKKLGNVSGKVIIDATNAVMNAPEPYQTVYHALADKTQAEIVKCFNTTGFENMLNPSYNGEKIDMFMAGDSEKAKEVAKQLALDCGFDSCIDFGKADKVELLEKFALSWINLAIMQGNGRNMAFKVLKR, encoded by the coding sequence ATGAAAATAGCAATTATTGGTTCTGGAAACGTAGGAAGCGCATTAGCGCAACAATGGATTAAAATGAAGCACACTGTTTTGATAGGCGCTCAGTTTCCTCTTAGTGAAAAAAATGTCTCTCTCGCTACAAAAATCGGTGAAGATCGTTTTGCCGTTATTGAAAATGCAGTAAAGCAGTGTGACGTCATTCTTATTGCAACACCGCCAATGGCCATTTTTGAAATTATCAAGAAATTAGGAAATGTATCCGGAAAAGTAATCATTGACGCTACAAATGCAGTGATGAATGCTCCCGAACCGTATCAAACTGTTTATCATGCTTTAGCAGACAAAACTCAGGCTGAAATTGTAAAATGTTTCAATACAACAGGTTTTGAAAATATGCTTAATCCATCATATAATGGTGAAAAAATAGATATGTTCATGGCGGGAGACAGTGAGAAAGCAAAAGAAGTTGCCAAGCAATTAGCTTTGGATTGTGGTTTTGATTCCTGTATAGATTTTGGAAAAGCGGATAAAGTAGAACTGTTGGAAAAATTTGCCCTTTCCTGGATTAATCTTGCCATAATGCAAGGCAATGGAAGAAATATGGCGTTTAAAGTTTTGAAAAGATAA
- a CDS encoding type 1 glutamine amidotransferase domain-containing protein, producing the protein MRKVKEVHSYVHFHGAPSKGKILMVASSPSVSQQTNWPIGFWAAELTHPLRVFQEAGYDVELVSTNGGKLEMDGYSNPLDESGYSSHDIISLGYLQKPEFTAMLENTKKLTEIDEKKYDAIFLIGGQGPMYTFRGNKDLESLFVNFYENGKPSASVCHSTALLLEAKTSDGELLVKGKTWTGFADAEEDFADQAVGMKIQPYRIETEARKIDGTTFKVEIPFSAYAIADGNLITGQQQNSGAAAAGLVVDQLSGKNN; encoded by the coding sequence ATGAGAAAAGTAAAAGAAGTACATAGCTATGTTCATTTTCACGGTGCGCCTTCAAAAGGAAAAATCTTAATGGTCGCGAGTTCACCGAGTGTAAGTCAGCAAACCAATTGGCCAATCGGTTTTTGGGCAGCAGAGCTCACTCATCCTTTACGAGTGTTTCAGGAAGCCGGATATGATGTGGAATTGGTTTCTACAAATGGTGGCAAACTGGAAATGGATGGTTATTCAAATCCTCTGGACGAAAGCGGTTATTCATCTCATGACATAATTTCTTTAGGATATTTGCAAAAACCTGAATTTACTGCAATGCTTGAAAATACGAAGAAACTAACTGAAATTGATGAAAAAAAATATGATGCTATATTCCTTATTGGAGGACAGGGGCCAATGTATACTTTCAGGGGAAACAAAGATTTAGAAAGCTTATTTGTAAATTTTTACGAAAACGGAAAGCCAAGCGCTTCAGTGTGCCACTCAACCGCTTTATTATTGGAAGCTAAAACATCTGATGGCGAGTTATTGGTAAAAGGAAAAACATGGACGGGCTTTGCAGATGCAGAAGAAGATTTTGCAGATCAGGCGGTTGGAATGAAAATTCAGCCCTACAGAATAGAAACGGAAGCAAGGAAAATTGACGGAACAACATTTAAAGTTGAAATTCCTTTCAGCGCTTATGCTATTGCAGATGGTAACCTGATTACAGGGCAACAACAGAACTCAGGTGCAGCCGCAGCAGGATTGGTAGTTGATCAATTATCCGGGAAAAATAATTAA
- a CDS encoding winged helix-turn-helix transcriptional regulator, whose translation MPDFISDKHLFHNPVEFAMSKIGGMYKMPILWRLKDKTWRYSELAHHIPHISDRMLSKSLKELLNDGFISKKIFPEVPLRTEYTITERGNKAIIIITALRNYGFELMNDFGIKEK comes from the coding sequence ATGCCTGATTTTATCTCTGATAAGCACCTGTTTCACAACCCTGTTGAATTTGCCATGAGCAAAATAGGAGGAATGTATAAAATGCCAATTCTCTGGCGTTTAAAAGATAAAACCTGGCGGTATTCTGAACTTGCCCATCATATTCCTCATATTTCAGACAGAATGCTATCAAAAAGTTTAAAGGAATTGTTAAATGATGGTTTCATTTCCAAGAAAATATTCCCTGAAGTGCCGCTCAGAACAGAATACACTATTACAGAAAGAGGAAATAAAGCCATAATAATTATTACCGCTTTACGCAATTATGGTTTTGAACTGATGAATGACTTTGGGATTAAGGAGAAATAA
- a CDS encoding ABC1 kinase family protein, with protein MFDKQQRKLKRSARLISVLSKYGFKDMIARMGKKPEENALQNDEIISKGTVYERIRMVLEELGPTFVKLGQTFSNREDLLPPELIQELQKLQDRVEVIDMNVEEILENEFNISVKDHFSEIITIPLATASIAQVYKATLSSGEKVILKIKKPDVLSIIEDDLLLIKDLVKLISTYSEIGSKLNLKQAIATFEKSLLEEVSLVNERNNIHQFALNFKNHKETYVPIIYDEFSNNNVLCMEFIDGIKVTDKEELLKHQIDPVTVSEVGLRLFVSQILDYGFFHADPHAGNILVKKDGKVVFIDFGAIGKIQPNDKEILESLIVAFVAKNSNKIVRYLKKMAVSYEIPDERRFEKDVEEVLNFVHSTSLKNIDPNTIMNKMKDVLKENRLYMPDYFYLLFKGIGLIEGVGRTINPDLDLVKSLHPYTKKILARKVSPKKLLKTGIEKMITFTDNIDEIPKEMRSVLQKLDDNKFTISSEIKNIEKTNQLIKSSIINLILAMVLGANIIATAIVFVSETGPRMGNMSLVAIVGFMFSMLLVTIILLRIMRK; from the coding sequence ATGTTTGACAAACAGCAGCGAAAGCTAAAAAGATCTGCACGTTTAATTTCCGTTTTAAGCAAATACGGCTTCAAAGATATGATTGCCAGAATGGGCAAAAAACCGGAAGAAAATGCTTTGCAGAATGACGAAATCATTTCCAAAGGAACCGTTTATGAAAGAATCAGGATGGTTCTGGAAGAATTGGGTCCCACTTTTGTGAAACTTGGTCAGACATTCAGCAACCGGGAAGATCTGCTTCCACCCGAATTGATTCAGGAGCTGCAGAAACTTCAGGATCGGGTAGAGGTTATCGATATGAATGTGGAAGAAATTCTTGAAAACGAATTTAATATTTCTGTTAAAGACCATTTTTCTGAAATTATTACAATACCATTAGCTACCGCTTCGATTGCACAGGTTTATAAAGCAACACTCAGTAGCGGAGAAAAAGTTATACTTAAAATCAAAAAACCTGATGTTCTTTCTATTATTGAAGATGATTTATTGCTCATTAAAGATCTGGTAAAGTTGATTTCGACATACTCTGAAATTGGCTCAAAATTAAATTTAAAGCAGGCCATTGCCACTTTTGAAAAATCTTTACTGGAAGAGGTTTCGCTCGTTAACGAACGAAATAATATCCATCAGTTTGCTCTAAATTTTAAAAATCATAAAGAAACCTACGTTCCCATTATCTATGACGAATTCTCCAACAATAACGTCCTCTGCATGGAATTTATTGACGGAATAAAAGTTACCGATAAAGAAGAACTTTTAAAACATCAAATTGATCCTGTGACTGTTTCTGAAGTAGGTTTAAGACTTTTCGTTTCACAGATTTTAGATTACGGATTTTTCCATGCAGATCCTCACGCTGGAAATATTTTGGTAAAAAAAGATGGAAAAGTTGTTTTCATCGATTTCGGAGCCATAGGGAAAATTCAGCCCAATGACAAAGAAATTCTTGAAAGTCTGATTGTTGCTTTCGTGGCTAAAAATTCCAATAAAATTGTTCGTTATCTCAAGAAAATGGCGGTCAGCTATGAAATTCCGGATGAAAGAAGATTTGAAAAAGATGTAGAGGAAGTTTTGAATTTTGTTCACAGCACGTCCCTGAAAAATATTGATCCGAACACGATCATGAATAAAATGAAAGATGTTCTGAAAGAAAACAGGCTTTACATGCCTGATTATTTTTATCTCCTGTTTAAAGGGATTGGCCTCATAGAAGGGGTAGGAAGAACCATTAATCCGGATTTGGATCTTGTAAAAAGTCTTCATCCTTACACCAAAAAAATTCTCGCCAGAAAAGTAAGCCCGAAAAAGCTCCTTAAAACCGGAATAGAGAAAATGATAACTTTTACGGATAATATTGACGAAATTCCAAAAGAAATGCGTTCGGTTTTACAGAAGCTGGATGATAATAAATTTACCATTTCGAGCGAGATAAAAAATATTGAAAAAACAAATCAGCTCATAAAATCAAGCATCATCAATTTAATTTTGGCAATGGTATTGGGAGCAAATATCATCGCAACAGCCATTGTTTTTGTCTCTGAAACCGGTCCGAGAATGGGTAACATGTCTTTGGTTGCAATAGTAGGATTTATGTTTTCGATGCTTTTAGTAACCATTATTTTATTAAGAATTATGAGAAAGTAA
- the guaA gene encoding glutamine-hydrolyzing GMP synthase has translation MNNGIIILDFGSQYNQLIGRRIREMGVYSEILPFNTSLETILEKQPRGIILSGGPSSVNAENAHLVEKSLYEQGIPILGICYGMQLTAHLLGGKVHKGQKGEYGKAHLDIVKESSLLKGVTNNSIVWMSHFDEVGELPAGFELNAKSGVIASISNEDKKIYCVQFHPEVSHTEEGGKMLENFVFAICNAEKNWKLTNYIEKTVEEIRERVGDNKVILGLSGGVDSSVAAVLIHKAIGDQLQCIFVDTGLLRKDEDVKVMENYGEHFHMNIKLVDAKERFLSKLAGIDDPEAKRKIIGNEFIHVFDEESHKIEGAKFLAQGTIYPDVIESQSVNGPSAVIKSHHNVGGLPEEMEFELLEPLRELFKDEVRKVGEELGIPHHLVHRHPFPGPGLGIRILGAVDAEKVKILQEADDIFIEELYKNDLYEKVSQAFVVLLPVKSVGVMGDERTYEYTAVVRSANTIDFMTATWSRLPYEFLDTVSSRIINEVRGINRVAYDISSKPPATIEWE, from the coding sequence ATGAACAACGGTATTATCATATTAGATTTCGGATCTCAGTACAACCAGCTTATCGGAAGAAGAATCCGTGAGATGGGGGTGTATTCCGAAATTTTGCCATTCAATACATCATTAGAGACTATTTTAGAAAAGCAGCCGAGAGGGATCATTCTTTCAGGCGGACCAAGTTCTGTAAACGCAGAAAATGCGCACTTGGTTGAAAAATCATTATACGAACAGGGAATTCCAATTTTGGGAATTTGCTACGGAATGCAACTTACCGCACACCTTTTAGGAGGAAAAGTTCATAAAGGCCAAAAAGGCGAATACGGGAAAGCGCATTTGGATATTGTGAAAGAAAGTTCTTTGTTAAAAGGAGTTACCAACAATTCTATTGTATGGATGAGTCATTTTGACGAAGTCGGAGAACTGCCTGCAGGTTTTGAGTTAAATGCAAAATCCGGAGTAATTGCTTCCATTTCTAATGAAGATAAAAAAATCTATTGCGTACAGTTTCATCCTGAAGTTTCTCACACAGAAGAAGGTGGAAAAATGTTGGAAAACTTCGTTTTCGCAATTTGTAACGCCGAGAAAAACTGGAAACTAACCAATTATATCGAAAAAACGGTTGAAGAAATCAGAGAAAGAGTTGGTGATAACAAAGTGATCCTTGGTCTCTCCGGAGGTGTAGACTCTTCTGTTGCTGCCGTTCTGATTCACAAAGCAATCGGAGATCAATTGCAGTGTATCTTTGTAGATACCGGACTTTTACGAAAAGATGAAGACGTCAAAGTGATGGAAAATTATGGAGAGCATTTTCATATGAATATCAAATTGGTTGACGCCAAAGAAAGATTTTTATCAAAATTAGCAGGAATCGACGATCCGGAAGCTAAAAGAAAAATTATCGGAAACGAATTTATCCATGTTTTCGACGAAGAATCTCATAAAATTGAAGGGGCAAAATTCTTAGCTCAGGGAACAATTTATCCGGATGTGATCGAAAGCCAGTCGGTAAACGGACCTTCAGCAGTAATCAAGTCTCACCATAATGTGGGCGGACTCCCCGAAGAAATGGAGTTTGAGCTTCTTGAGCCTTTAAGAGAACTCTTCAAAGACGAAGTAAGAAAAGTAGGTGAAGAATTGGGAATTCCTCATCATTTGGTACACAGACATCCCTTCCCGGGTCCCGGTTTGGGAATCAGAATCTTGGGTGCTGTAGATGCTGAAAAAGTGAAAATCCTTCAGGAAGCGGATGATATTTTCATTGAAGAGTTGTACAAAAACGATTTGTATGAGAAAGTTTCTCAGGCATTCGTAGTGCTTCTTCCTGTAAAATCCGTAGGAGTTATGGGTGACGAAAGAACTTACGAATACACTGCCGTGGTTCGTTCTGCGAATACTATCGACTTTATGACCGCAACGTGGAGCAGACTTCCTTACGAGTTTTTAGATACCGTTTCAAGCAGAATCATCAACGAAGTGAGAGGAATCAACAGAGTAGCTTACGATATTTCAAGCAAACCACCTGCAACAATCGAGTGGGAATAA
- the purD gene encoding phosphoribosylamine--glycine ligase, with translation MRILIIGEGGRESALAAKLQKDNRVTKMFFANGNASTDAIGQNVHMSEIKELRDFAIKEKVDLTIVGPEAPLVAGLKDEFKKHDLKVFGPNQKVASLEGSKAFSKKFMQTYDIKTAKAVVFDSYNEAKAYVKTQDYPLVIKASGLAGGKGVVICDTLEEAEATIHDFMIRRIHGDAGIRLVIEEFLQGFEASIIAFSNGEKIFPCIAAKDYKKAGNGDKGPNTGGMGSVAPSPEFTAEHTADFEKNILEPTLKGLKAEGFSFKGIIFFGLMVTKNGTYLLEYNMRFGDPETQVLMALMENNLLDVINDCMNGKELNLKFKDEKAVCLVMCSGGYPGNIETGFEITGIEKAKHSQVLCAGAVKKGDKIVSHGGRVINIVATGATYDEARKKVYEDAHHVHFDYSFYREDIGKF, from the coding sequence ATGAGAATATTAATCATAGGTGAAGGTGGAAGAGAATCTGCACTGGCAGCAAAACTTCAAAAGGACAACAGGGTTACCAAAATGTTTTTTGCCAACGGAAATGCATCTACAGACGCAATTGGGCAAAATGTTCATATGTCTGAGATTAAGGAATTGAGAGATTTTGCGATTAAAGAAAAAGTAGATCTTACAATTGTAGGTCCTGAAGCTCCTTTGGTAGCTGGTTTGAAAGATGAGTTTAAGAAGCATGACCTTAAAGTTTTCGGTCCGAACCAAAAAGTGGCAAGTCTTGAAGGAAGTAAGGCTTTCTCTAAGAAATTTATGCAGACCTATGATATCAAAACAGCTAAAGCTGTAGTCTTTGATTCATACAACGAAGCGAAGGCTTATGTAAAAACTCAGGATTATCCTTTAGTAATTAAGGCAAGTGGTTTAGCAGGCGGAAAAGGCGTTGTTATCTGTGATACTCTTGAGGAAGCAGAAGCTACCATCCACGATTTTATGATCAGAAGAATTCATGGTGATGCAGGGATTCGTTTGGTTATTGAAGAATTTTTACAAGGTTTTGAAGCATCAATTATTGCATTCTCAAACGGTGAAAAAATATTCCCGTGTATTGCTGCAAAAGATTACAAAAAAGCTGGAAACGGCGATAAAGGCCCAAATACAGGTGGTATGGGATCTGTAGCACCAAGCCCGGAATTTACGGCAGAGCATACTGCAGATTTTGAAAAAAATATTTTAGAGCCTACTCTTAAAGGTCTCAAGGCAGAAGGTTTCAGTTTTAAGGGAATCATTTTCTTCGGATTGATGGTAACCAAAAACGGAACCTATCTTTTAGAATACAACATGAGATTCGGAGATCCTGAAACTCAGGTTTTGATGGCGTTGATGGAAAACAATCTTTTAGACGTGATCAACGACTGTATGAACGGAAAAGAATTAAACCTTAAATTCAAAGACGAAAAAGCAGTTTGTCTGGTAATGTGTTCAGGCGGGTACCCTGGAAACATCGAAACAGGTTTTGAAATTACAGGAATAGAAAAAGCCAAGCACAGCCAGGTGTTGTGTGCAGGAGCTGTCAAAAAAGGAGACAAAATAGTTTCTCATGGAGGTCGGGTAATTAATATAGTTGCTACCGGCGCTACTTACGACGAAGCTAGAAAGAAAGTGTATGAAGACGCACATCATGTGCACTTCGATTACAGTTTTTACAGAGAAGATATCGGTAAATTTTAA
- the purH gene encoding bifunctional phosphoribosylaminoimidazolecarboxamide formyltransferase/IMP cyclohydrolase, with the protein MSKRVLISVSDKSGLTEFAQFLESQNYELISTGGTFKHLKDAGLNPIQIDEVTDFPEMLDGRVKTLHPKVHGGLLAVRSNEEHMKTVQEHNIGLIDMVIVNLYPFFENVNKDISLHEKVEFIDIGGPSMLRSAAKNFDSVTVITDVEDYGIVKAEMEQNGDTVIETRKRLAGKVFNLTSAYDAAISRMLLEEDYPTYLSASYKKVADLRYGENPHQTAAYYTSTFENGAMKDFEQLGGKELSFNNLRDMDLCWKVVTEFKEEMACCAVKHSTPCGVAIGTSALETYKKTFECDPVSIFGGIVAANFKIDAATAEELNKTFLEIVMAPEFEEDALEILRKKKNLRIIKIVNPVSDKQTWVKVDGGILVQDNDSTFSDDIKVVTETQPTEEQKKALLFSQRVVKYVKSNAIVVSNGIQAFGIGGGQVNRIWATQQAIERAKEKFTGELVLASDAFFPFRDVVDFCAQEGITAIIQPGGSVKDQESIDAANEHKIPMMFTGVRHFFH; encoded by the coding sequence ATGAGCAAGAGAGTTTTGATCAGTGTTTCTGACAAAAGCGGATTAACAGAATTCGCACAGTTTTTAGAATCTCAAAATTATGAATTGATCTCTACAGGAGGCACATTCAAACATTTGAAAGACGCTGGTTTAAATCCGATTCAGATCGATGAGGTAACCGATTTTCCTGAAATGTTGGACGGAAGAGTGAAAACTTTACACCCGAAAGTTCACGGAGGTTTATTGGCAGTTCGTTCAAACGAAGAGCACATGAAGACCGTTCAAGAGCATAATATCGGGTTGATCGACATGGTGATTGTGAATTTGTATCCTTTTTTTGAAAATGTAAACAAAGACATTTCATTACATGAAAAAGTAGAATTCATCGACATCGGAGGACCATCCATGCTTCGTTCAGCTGCTAAAAATTTTGATTCTGTCACTGTTATTACTGACGTTGAAGATTACGGAATAGTAAAAGCAGAAATGGAACAAAACGGTGACACCGTCATCGAAACTCGTAAAAGGTTAGCAGGAAAAGTATTCAATCTGACTTCAGCTTACGATGCGGCCATCTCAAGAATGCTGTTAGAAGAAGATTATCCAACTTATTTAAGTGCTTCTTATAAGAAAGTGGCAGATTTAAGATATGGAGAAAACCCGCACCAGACTGCAGCTTACTACACTTCAACTTTCGAAAACGGAGCAATGAAAGATTTCGAACAATTGGGAGGTAAAGAATTATCTTTCAATAATCTTCGTGATATGGATCTTTGCTGGAAAGTGGTTACTGAATTTAAAGAAGAAATGGCTTGTTGTGCCGTAAAACATTCTACACCTTGTGGAGTGGCAATCGGAACTTCTGCTTTGGAAACATATAAGAAAACTTTTGAATGTGATCCTGTTTCTATTTTCGGTGGAATCGTTGCTGCCAACTTTAAAATCGATGCTGCAACGGCTGAAGAATTAAACAAAACTTTCCTTGAGATCGTAATGGCTCCTGAATTTGAAGAGGATGCCTTGGAAATTTTAAGAAAAAAGAAAAATTTAAGAATCATAAAAATCGTTAATCCGGTTTCTGACAAACAAACCTGGGTAAAAGTTGACGGTGGAATATTGGTTCAGGACAACGACAGTACTTTCTCAGATGATATTAAAGTGGTTACTGAAACTCAACCGACAGAAGAGCAGAAAAAAGCATTATTATTTTCTCAGAGAGTCGTAAAATATGTAAAATCAAACGCGATTGTTGTTTCAAACGGTATTCAGGCTTTCGGAATCGGTGGCGGACAAGTCAACAGAATCTGGGCGACTCAACAGGCAATCGAAAGAGCAAAAGAGAAATTCACAGGAGAATTAGTTTTAGCTTCTGATGCATTCTTCCCTTTCCGCGACGTGGTAGATTTCTGCGCGCAGGAAGGTATTACAGCGATTATTCAACCTGGAGGAAGCGTAAAAGATCAGGAAAGTATTGATGCTGCTAACGAACACAAAATCCCAATGATGTTCACAGGTGTAAGGCATTTCTTTCATTAA